A single window of Leptolyngbya ohadii IS1 DNA harbors:
- a CDS encoding glycosyltransferase family 2 protein, with amino-acid sequence MTVRPTLSVLMAVYNSDRYLKQAIESILSQTFEDFELIVIDDGSSDRSLSILQGYATQDSRIRFISRENRGIPATRNELLSLAQGEFLAVLDSDDLALPDRFAQQIAFLQDHPEVVCVGGWFQMIDHRGRFLTTLEIPSDDATIQQGLLAGHCSICHSTVMMRRSAVLQVGGYANDLAQAEDLDLWLKLGEVGKLANLPMPVTQYRLHDRSISEQACLLQRQFARQACERAWNRRNITGTFEANSPWRPGTDRRSRHEFTLQYGWWAFHSGNRSTAGIYGLKAIRLIPYRFEGWKLLACALLKSPSAPLLPAPLLPASPPPPPQPVLISVIMPLYNGESYVLEAVRSILKEHRILLELIVVNDGSTDRSLKQLAQIQDDRLIILENQGKGIAAAMNTGIAAARGKFLARCDADDRYPAGRLFQQINWLMQHPEAGAVCGGYQAIDPRGLTVTSFDWSSKTEEITSELQAGQTRTHLCTYVVRLEIMRSIGGFRPYFATAEDIDLQLRLSDVTRIWYLPEVCYHYRIHSTSITHTKSSTEREFFDHIAREFQQQRQHQGSDALQQGNPPALPQKHDKPPMTAKQHLQGFLLGEAWRNYQTGQRAAALRTGMRSALTLPSNLTVWKSVLVLTVKAVGGRWASE; translated from the coding sequence ATGACGGTACGTCCTACCCTCTCAGTGCTGATGGCGGTCTACAACAGCGATCGCTATCTGAAACAGGCGATCGAAAGTATCCTCAGTCAAACCTTCGAGGATTTTGAGCTGATTGTAATTGACGATGGCTCAAGCGATCGATCGCTTTCAATTCTGCAAGGCTACGCCACCCAGGATTCGCGGATTCGATTCATCAGCCGGGAAAATCGCGGCATTCCCGCCACGCGCAACGAGTTACTCTCCCTGGCACAGGGTGAATTTTTAGCAGTTCTGGATTCCGACGACCTTGCCCTCCCCGATCGCTTCGCCCAGCAGATTGCCTTTCTCCAAGATCATCCTGAAGTGGTCTGTGTGGGGGGATGGTTTCAAATGATCGATCATCGCGGACGGTTTCTCACAACGCTGGAAATTCCCTCCGACGATGCCACCATTCAGCAGGGTTTGCTTGCCGGACATTGCAGCATTTGTCACTCCACCGTCATGATGCGGCGATCGGCAGTTCTTCAGGTGGGTGGCTACGCCAACGATCTGGCACAGGCAGAGGATCTGGATCTGTGGCTCAAACTCGGCGAAGTCGGCAAACTGGCAAACCTTCCGATGCCCGTGACGCAATACCGCCTGCACGATCGCTCCATCAGCGAACAAGCCTGCCTTTTACAGCGACAATTTGCCCGCCAAGCCTGCGAACGCGCCTGGAACCGCCGCAACATCACCGGAACCTTTGAAGCCAATTCTCCCTGGCGACCCGGAACCGATCGCCGATCGCGTCATGAATTCACCCTGCAATACGGCTGGTGGGCATTTCATAGCGGCAATCGATCGACCGCTGGCATCTATGGGCTAAAGGCAATTCGGCTGATTCCCTATCGGTTTGAAGGCTGGAAGCTGTTAGCCTGCGCGTTGCTCAAATCCCCGTCTGCCCCCCTGCTCCCTGCTCCCCTGCTCCCTGCTTCCCCACCTCCCCCGCCGCAGCCCGTCCTAATCAGCGTCATCATGCCGCTCTACAACGGAGAATCCTACGTGCTGGAGGCGGTTCGATCGATCCTGAAGGAACATCGGATTTTGCTGGAACTGATCGTTGTCAACGATGGCTCCACCGATCGATCGCTCAAGCAGTTAGCGCAAATTCAAGACGATCGCCTTATCATCCTTGAAAACCAGGGGAAGGGCATTGCTGCTGCCATGAATACGGGCATTGCTGCGGCACGGGGCAAATTTCTGGCACGCTGTGATGCAGACGATCGCTATCCGGCAGGACGGCTCTTTCAGCAAATTAACTGGCTGATGCAGCATCCCGAAGCCGGGGCAGTGTGCGGTGGCTATCAGGCGATCGACCCCAGAGGGCTAACTGTCACGTCCTTCGACTGGAGTTCAAAAACTGAGGAAATTACTTCCGAACTGCAAGCCGGACAGACTCGTACCCATCTCTGCACCTATGTCGTGCGATTGGAAATTATGCGATCGATCGGCGGCTTCCGCCCCTACTTTGCCACAGCCGAGGATATTGACCTCCAGCTTCGCCTCAGCGACGTGACCCGGATCTGGTATCTGCCAGAGGTGTGCTATCACTACCGCATCCACAGCACTTCGATTACCCATACCAAAAGCTCTACCGAACGCGAATTTTTTGACCACATCGCCCGCGAATTTCAGCAGCAGCGACAGCACCAGGGCAGCGACGCACTCCAGCAGGGCAACCCTCCCGCACTCCCCCAAAAGCACGACAAACCTCCGATGACCGCAAAGCAGCACCTCCAGGGCTTTCTCCTGGGGGAAGCATGGCGCAACTATCAAACTGGACAACGA
- a CDS encoding glycosyltransferase family 2 protein has translation MQAPSTPSKPQISVLMAVYNNARFLPEAIDSILNQTFSDFELLLIDDGSTDRSGEILERYEAADQRIRVTRRENRGVARTRNELIQQAQGELIAVMDGDDVALPDRLQRQLEFMRNHPEVVCVGGAYDWIDEAGRILLHCGVMEQNEDIQALALKGLTPISHPAALIRRSALLQVGSYDETMATVGDLDLFLRLGEVGQLANLKQTMLHYRLHPNSISESKQLRQMADRREACERAWKRRGISGTFEEVPPWRPIDRPSRHEFLLRFGWGFFNRGERWAAIVYSIKAIRTLPLKITGWKLLVCALIKPLPQAEASWEAQG, from the coding sequence ATGCAAGCCCCATCTACCCCTTCCAAACCGCAAATTAGCGTGTTGATGGCAGTCTACAACAACGCCCGATTTCTGCCGGAAGCGATCGACAGTATTCTCAACCAAACCTTCAGCGATTTTGAGCTGCTGCTAATTGACGATGGCTCAACCGATCGATCGGGCGAAATTTTAGAACGCTATGAGGCAGCAGATCAGCGAATTCGGGTAACGCGCCGGGAGAATCGTGGGGTTGCCAGAACGCGAAACGAATTAATCCAGCAGGCACAGGGCGAATTGATTGCGGTGATGGATGGGGATGATGTTGCCCTGCCCGATCGTCTGCAACGACAGCTCGAATTCATGCGAAATCATCCAGAGGTCGTCTGTGTGGGAGGCGCGTATGACTGGATTGACGAAGCCGGACGGATTTTGCTGCACTGCGGCGTTATGGAACAGAATGAGGACATTCAAGCTCTGGCGCTAAAAGGGCTAACTCCCATCAGCCATCCTGCGGCACTCATCCGGCGATCGGCGCTTCTGCAAGTGGGCAGCTATGACGAAACGATGGCAACCGTGGGTGATCTGGATTTGTTTTTGCGGCTAGGGGAAGTGGGGCAACTGGCAAACCTGAAGCAAACCATGCTGCACTATCGACTCCATCCCAACTCAATTAGCGAAAGCAAACAGCTCCGGCAAATGGCAGATCGGCGGGAAGCCTGCGAACGGGCATGGAAACGACGCGGCATCAGCGGCACCTTTGAGGAAGTTCCTCCCTGGCGACCGATCGATCGTCCTTCGCGGCATGAATTTCTGCTGCGGTTTGGCTGGGGCTTTTTTAATCGGGGAGAACGGTGGGCGGCGATCGTTTACAGTATAAAAGCCATTCGCACATTGCCGCTGAAGATCACCGGATGGAAACTGCTGGTCTGCGCTCTGATTAAACCCCTGCCCCAGGCAGAAGCATCATGGGAGGCTCAGGGATAA